A part of Periophthalmus magnuspinnatus isolate fPerMag1 chromosome 19, fPerMag1.2.pri, whole genome shotgun sequence genomic DNA contains:
- the armc7 gene encoding armadillo repeat-containing protein 7, which produces MSRKGPAEGSDRFEYLQTLVTEFQDTDSEEAKEQVLANLANFSYDPKNYDHLRDLQVTDLFLDMLTEENENFVEFGMGGLCNLSMVPEFRDFILQNDGINLITNCLSSRNEETVLSAITTLMNLITANSRSEITQPGVLHCMLRFSLSESPRLRNLASVFLQDCCSNEQVAQAEEQMQGQQQTALGIPLPKD; this is translated from the exons ATGTCGAGAAAAGGTCCTGCTGAAGGCTCTGACCGCTTTGAATATTTACAAACCTTGGTCACTGAATTTCAGGACACGGACAGTGAAG AGGCTAAGGAGCAAGTCCTGGCAAATCTGGCAAATTTCTCATATGATCCAAAGAACTATGACCATCTCAGGGACCTACAAGTAACTGACCTCTTTTTAGACATGCTAACTGAAGAGAATGAGAATTTTGTAGAGTTTGGCATGG GGGGACTGTGTAACCTAAGCATGGTGCCTGAATTTAGAGACTTTATTCTCCAGAATGATGGAATAAACTTGATTACAAATTGCTTATCAAGTCGAAATGAAGAGACTGTTTTGTCAGCCATCACCACCCTTATGAACCTCATCACAGCTAACTCTCGCTCTGAAATCACACAGCCAGGGGTACTGCACTGTATGCTgcgtttctctctctccgaAAGCCCTCGTCTCAGGAACTTGGCTTCAGTTTTTCTCCAGGACTGTTGCAGCAATGAGCAGGTGGCCCAGGCAGAAGAGCAGATGCAAGGACAGCAGCAGACCGCACTTGGGATACCACTGCCCAAAGATTAA
- the ndel1a gene encoding nuclear distribution protein nudE-like 1-A isoform X2, producing the protein MFAMELDVIPKFSSKDEEIDFWKALSLKYKKSCQDAQDELLEFQEGSRELEAELEAQLGQAEHRIKDLQSENNRLKNEVDNLKEKLEQQYSQSYKQISVLEDDLGQTRSIKEQLHKYVRELEQSNDDLERAKRATIVSLENFEQRLNQAIERNAFLESELDEKESLLVSVQRLKDEARDLRQELAVRERQVDSTRMSAPSSPTQDNVKMDSAVQASLSLPATPLSKGLDNVFATTALSNGYGSNSPLTPSARISALNIVSDLLRKVGALESKLAACRNFAKDQKARKAYTLDNSNTLNANNNFAQSLHTSYFDKAAVNGVDSENNPTITAPPAATVPGLVPLAV; encoded by the exons ATGTTTGCTATGGAGTTGGATGTGATACCAAAGTTTTCCTCCAAAGACGAGGAGATTGACTTCTGGAAAGCGTTGTCTCTCAAATACAAGAAGAG CTGTCAGGATGCACAGGATGAGCTGCTGGAGTTTCAGGAGGGGAGCCGTGAGCTGGAGGCAGAGCTAGAGGCACAGCTGGGCCAGGCCGAGCACCGCATCAAGGACCTGCAGTCTGAGAACAACCGGCTCAAGAACGAGGTGGATAATCTCAAG GAGAAGCTGGAGCAACAGTACTCTCAGAGCTACAAACAGATTTCTGTGCTGGAGGACGATCTGGGCCAAACACGCAGCATCAAAGAGCAGCTTCACAAATATGTCCGAGAGCTTGAGCAGTCCAACGATGATTTGGAGAGGGCCAAACG CGCTACAATCGTTTCTCTGGAGAACTTTGAACAGCGTCTGAACCAGGCCATAGAAAGAAATGCCTTCCTGGAGAGTGAACTAGATGAGAAGGAGTCTTTACTAGTCTCTGTGCAAAGACTAAAGGACGAAGCAAGAG ACTTGCGACAGGAGCTGGCGGTGCGGGAGAGGCAGGTGGATAGCACCAGGATGTCCGCTCCGAGTTCTCCTACTCAGGACAATGTGAAGATGGACAGTGCAGTGCAGGCCTCACTGTCCCTGCCTGCCACCCCTTTGAGCAAAGGGCTGGACAATGTCTTTGCCACAACAG CACTATCAAACGGCTATGGCAGTAACTCCCCACTGACCCCCTCCGCCAGAATATCTGCACTCAACATCGTCAGCGATCTTCTTCGCAAAGTTGGG GCTCTGGAGTCCAAACTAGCTGCGTGTAGGAACTTTGCCAAGGACCAGAAGGCAAGGAAGGCATACACGCTCGACAACAGCAACACTCTCAACGCCAACAACAACTTCGCACAATCACTTCATACGTCATATTTTGACAAAGC gGCTGTAAATGGCGTAGACTCTGAAAACAACCCAACCATCACTGCTCCACCTGCAGCCACTGTCCCTGGCCTCGTGCCCCTCGCtgtctaa
- the ndel1a gene encoding nuclear distribution protein nudE-like 1-A isoform X1: protein MFAMELDVIPKFSSKDEEIDFWKALSLKYKKSCQDAQDELLEFQEGSRELEAELEAQLGQAEHRIKDLQSENNRLKNEVDNLKEKLEQQYSQSYKQISVLEDDLGQTRSIKEQLHKYVRELEQSNDDLERAKRATIVSLENFEQRLNQAIERNAFLESELDEKESLLVSVQRLKDEARDLRQELAVRERQVDSTRMSAPSSPTQDNVKMDSAVQASLSLPATPLSKGLDNVFATTALSNGYGSNSPLTPSARISALNIVSDLLRKVGALESKLAACRNFAKDQKARKAYTLDNSNTLNANNNFAQSLHTSYFDKATEMVTFPDLILLTHNHRAVNGVDSENNPTITAPPAATVPGLVPLAV from the exons ATGTTTGCTATGGAGTTGGATGTGATACCAAAGTTTTCCTCCAAAGACGAGGAGATTGACTTCTGGAAAGCGTTGTCTCTCAAATACAAGAAGAG CTGTCAGGATGCACAGGATGAGCTGCTGGAGTTTCAGGAGGGGAGCCGTGAGCTGGAGGCAGAGCTAGAGGCACAGCTGGGCCAGGCCGAGCACCGCATCAAGGACCTGCAGTCTGAGAACAACCGGCTCAAGAACGAGGTGGATAATCTCAAG GAGAAGCTGGAGCAACAGTACTCTCAGAGCTACAAACAGATTTCTGTGCTGGAGGACGATCTGGGCCAAACACGCAGCATCAAAGAGCAGCTTCACAAATATGTCCGAGAGCTTGAGCAGTCCAACGATGATTTGGAGAGGGCCAAACG CGCTACAATCGTTTCTCTGGAGAACTTTGAACAGCGTCTGAACCAGGCCATAGAAAGAAATGCCTTCCTGGAGAGTGAACTAGATGAGAAGGAGTCTTTACTAGTCTCTGTGCAAAGACTAAAGGACGAAGCAAGAG ACTTGCGACAGGAGCTGGCGGTGCGGGAGAGGCAGGTGGATAGCACCAGGATGTCCGCTCCGAGTTCTCCTACTCAGGACAATGTGAAGATGGACAGTGCAGTGCAGGCCTCACTGTCCCTGCCTGCCACCCCTTTGAGCAAAGGGCTGGACAATGTCTTTGCCACAACAG CACTATCAAACGGCTATGGCAGTAACTCCCCACTGACCCCCTCCGCCAGAATATCTGCACTCAACATCGTCAGCGATCTTCTTCGCAAAGTTGGG GCTCTGGAGTCCAAACTAGCTGCGTGTAGGAACTTTGCCAAGGACCAGAAGGCAAGGAAGGCATACACGCTCGACAACAGCAACACTCTCAACGCCAACAACAACTTCGCACAATCACTTCATACGTCATATTTTGACAAAGC GACAGAGATGGTCACGTTCCCGGATTTGATTTTGCTCACTCACAACCACAG gGCTGTAAATGGCGTAGACTCTGAAAACAACCCAACCATCACTGCTCCACCTGCAGCCACTGTCCCTGGCCTCGTGCCCCTCGCtgtctaa